One Triticum dicoccoides isolate Atlit2015 ecotype Zavitan chromosome 5B, WEW_v2.0, whole genome shotgun sequence genomic window carries:
- the LOC119307602 gene encoding calcium-transporting ATPase 10, plasma membrane-type, giving the protein MESYLEENFGGVKGKNSSEEALRRWRKLCSVVKNPKRRFRFTANLDKRGEAQAIKHANHEKLRVAVLVSKAALQFIHGLKLRSEYVVPEEVKAAGFQICADELGSIVEGHDSKKLIIHGGVAGLAAKLATSPTDGLDTAEDSMQRRQDIYGINKFTESETRSFWVFVWEALQDTTLIILAICAFVSLVVGITMEGWPKGAHDGLGIVASILLVVFVTATSDYRQSLQFKDLDKEKRKIQVQVTRKGFRQRISIYDLLPGDVVNLAIGDQVPADGLFISGFSLLINESSLTGESEPVVVNEENPFLLSGTKVQDGSCKMLVTTVGMRTQWGKLMATLSEGGDDETPLQVKLNGVATIIGQIGLFFAVITFIVLSQGLLSKKYHDGLLLSWSGDDALAMLEHFAIAVTIVVVAVPEGLPLAVTLSLAFAMKKMMNDKALVRNLAACETMGSATTICSDKTGTLTTNHMTVVKTCICGNIREVNSPQNASKLCSELPENVVRTLLESIFNNTGGEVVINQDGKHQILGTPTETAILEFAMSIGGNFKAKRAETKIAKVEPFNSTKKRMCVLLELAEGGYRSHCKGASEIVLAACDKFIDETGAVTPLDKATAGKLNGIIDGFANEALRTLCLAYREMEEGFSIEEQLPQQGYTCIAIVGIKDPVRPGVRESVAICRSAGVTVRMVTGDNINTAKAIARECGILTEDGLAIEGPDFREKTLEELLVLVPKIQVMARSSPLDKHTLVKHLRTTFNEVVAVTGDGTNDAPALHEADIGLAMGIAGTEVAKESADVIILDDNFSTIVTVARWGRSVYVNIQKFVQFQLTVNVVALLVNFSSACFTGNAPLTAVQLLWVNMIMDTLGALALATEPPNDDLMKREPVGRTGKFITNVMWRNIFGQSLYQFVVMWYLQTQGKTFFGLGGSDADIVLNTIIFNSFVFCQVFNEISSREMEKLNVLKGMLKNYVFMCVLSSTVVFQFIMVQFLGEFANTTPLTSLQWLASVLLGLVGMPIAVVVKLIPVGSS; this is encoded by the exons ATGGAGAGCTACCTGGAGGAGAACTTCGGGGGCGTCAAGGGCAAGAACTCGTCCGAGGAGGCGCTGCGGCGCTGGCGCAAGCTCTGCAGCGTCGTCAAGAACCCCAAGCGACGCTTCCGCTTCACCGCCAACCTCGACAAGCGCGGCGAGGCGCAGGCCATCAAGCACGCCAACCAC GAGAAGCTGCGGGTTGCCGTGCTGGTGTCGAAAGCTGCACTGCAGTTTATACATG GCCTCAAACTTCGAAGTGAGTATGTTGTCCCTGAAGAAGTCAAGGCTGCAGGGTTTCAGATTTGCGCTGATGAACTGGGGTCCATTGTTGAGGGCCATGACAGTAAAAAGTTGATCATCCACGGCGGAGTTGCCGGGTTAGCAGCCAAGCTTGCAACTTCGCCGACGGATGGGCTTGATACAGCTGAGGACAGCATGCAGCGTAGGCAGGACATATATGGAATAAACAAATTCACAGAAAGCGAGACCCGCAGTTTCTGGGTGTTTGTGTGGGAAGCTCTTCAAGATACAACTCTTATAATTCTTGCTATTTGCGCCTTTGTCTCGTTAGTTGTTGGCATTACGATGGAAGGATGGCCAAAAGGTGCTCATGATGGTCTAGGAATTGTTGCAAGTATCCTCTTGGTTGTTTTCGTTACCGCGACAAGTGACTATCGGCAGTCGCTGCAATTCAAGGACCTGGACAAGGAGAAAAGAAAAATTCAAGTGCAAGTTACAAGGAAAGGTTTCAGGCAAAGAATATCGATATATGATCTTCTTCCTGGAGATGTCGTCAATCTGGCAATCGGAGATCAGGTTCCTGCTGATGGGCTCTTCATTTCTGGGTTTTCTCTTTTGATTAATGAGTCCAGCCTAACCGGCGAGAGTGAACCTGTTGTTGTAAATGAAGAAAACCCTTTTCTTTTGTCGGGTACCAAGGTCCAAGATGGGTCCTGCAAGATGCTTGTTACAACAGTTGGTATGCGAACCCAGTGGGGAAAACTAATGGCTACTCTCAGCGAAGGCGGGGACGATGAAACCCCACTGCAGGTCAAACTTAATGGAGTGGCAACTATCATTGGTCAGATCGGACTATTTTTCGCTGTCATAACTTTCATCGTCTTGTCTCAAGGGTTACTCAGCAAAAAGTATCACGATGGTCTGCTCTTAAGCTGGTCAGGGGATGATGCACTGGCAATGTTGGAGCATTTTGCAATTGCAGTTACCATTGTTGTGGTTGCTGTTCCTGAGGGATTGCCCTTAGCAGTCACACTGAGTCTGGCATTtgcaatgaagaaaatgatgaatGACAAGGCGCTGGTTCGCAACTTAGCTGCATGTGAAACTATGGGCTCAGCTACTACCATCTGCAGTGACAAGACAGGGACACTAACAACTAATCATATGACTGTTGTCAAGACCTGCATTTGTGGAAATATCAGAGAGGTTAACAGTCCTCAGAATGCGTCTAAGTTGTGTTCAGAACTTCCAGAAAATGTTGTCAGAACTCTTCTCGAGTCTATATTTAACAATACAGGTGGAGAGGTTGTTATTAACCAAGATGGGAAACACCAGATCCTTGGTACCCCAACAGAGACAGCCATATTGGAGTTTGCAATGTCAATAGGTGGAAACTTTAAGGCAAAGCGTGCTGAAACTAAGATTGCGAAAGTGGAGCCTTTCAATTCAACAAAAAAGAGGATGTGTGTCCTTCTTGAGCTTGCTGAAGGAGGATACCGTTCACATTGTAAAGGTGCTTCAGAAATAGTCTTggctgcatgtgataagttcatagATGAGACAGGTGCTGTTACCCCTCTTGATAAAGCAACTGCTGGCAAGCTCAATGGTATTATTGATGGTTTTGCTAATGAAGCTCTTAGGACATTGTGCCTTGCTTACAGGGAAATGGAAGAAGGCTTTTCCATTGAAGAGCAATTACCACAGCAAGGGTACACATGCATTGCTATCGTAGGTATTAAAGATCCTGTTCGCCCAGGTGTGAGAGAGTCTGTTGCAATTTGCCGCTCTGCTGGAGTTACGGTGAGAATGGTCACAGGTGACAACATAAATACAGCAAAGGCGATTGCCCGTGAATGTGGTATACTCACCGAAGATGGCCTGGCTATCGAGGGACCGGATTTCAGGGAGAAAACTCTTGAGGAACTCCTTGTGCTTGTTCCAAAAATTCAG GTAATGGCCCGATCATCACCGCTGGATAAGCATACACTTGTAAAGCATTTGCGCACAACATTCAATGAAGTTGTTGCTGTTACTGGTGACGGCACAAATGATGCTCCTGCTCTGCATGAAGCAGATATTGGACTTGCAATGGGCATTGCCGGGACTGAG GTGGCGAAAGAGAGTGCCGATGTCATCATTCTGGACGACAATTTCTCTACAATTGTAACTGTTGCCAGATGGGGGCGCTCTGTTTACGTCAACATTCAGAAATTTGTGCAGTTTCAGTTAACTGTTAATGTTGTGGCTTTACTAGTTAACTTCTCCTCAGCTTGTTTTACAG gaaatgcgCCACTGACGGCTGTTCAACTTCTTTGGGTCAACATGATTATGGACACACTTGGCGCACTTGCATTGGCCACTGAACCACCCAATGATGACTTGATGAAGAGAGAGCCAGTAGGAAGAACAGGGAAGTTCATCACAAATGTGATGTGGAGGAACATTTTTGGGCAATCTCTATACCAATTTGTTGTTATGTGGTATCTCCAGACGCAAGGAAAAACCTTTTTTGGGCTTGGAGGCTCTGATGCTGATATAGTGCTGAATACAATTATTTTCAACTCATTCGTCTTCTGCCAG GTGTTCAATGAGATAAGTTCGAGGGAGATGGAGAAGCTCAATGTGCTCAAGGGCATGCTGAAGAACTATGTCTTCATGTGTGTCCTCAGCAGCACCGTTGTCTTCCAGTTCATCATGGTCCAATTCCTCGGCGAGTTTGCCAACACGACGCCTCTCACCAGTCTCCAGTGGCTAGCCAGCGTGCTCCTTGGCCTCGTCGGGATGCCGATCGCCGTTGTCGTCAAGCTCATTCCTGTTGGGTCCTCCTGA
- the LOC119307603 gene encoding protein misato homolog 1-like yields MREVVTVQVGGFANFVGSHFWNFQDELLGLADDPGADAAFRTAPLDMDVLYRTGETLQGVSTYCPRLVSVGSRGSLGSLSSSGAPSLSSAASDQLNVTTWSGNVTRSVEKPHGRNLFLQSLTEQEPNPSTSNGGNNSQKSVEDKDLVECLEKDVNFWTDYTKVQYHPQSLYEMYGSWTDFDKFDNFGTAREVVSEWSLMEEMNEKLRFFVEECDHIQGIQFIVDDSGGFSSIAATYLENIADDYTNTPVLLYCVRDPVTHGSSRNQRDTITRSLHDAVSLSKLSSFCSLMVPIGLPSLSQSSLSPFLSIQDAKPFHSSAISAAAIHSVTVPFRLQNAGPASNIAHSSGNIDMRELVHIISDQGRQNMVTALDVAMPAPYLKDGNDLWNMKSLHTLTPEISDEEEDPYSVESLVVHGVLRAGGHRASISQVQGSVCSAYEGRATKPKFSHLSVSPCPLPIPLPFPSIFRSNIGQRGEILSNHAEGTQPKGSVDVESIPMAARLRSSNAVLPFIERRSLSLQKFGVARGALGTQILRDWGFGREEMEDMGEHLSKMVHAFHPEGGLTSDSD; encoded by the exons ATGAGGGAGGTCGTGACGGTGCAGGTCGGCGGCTTCGCCAACTTCGTCGGCTCCCACTTCTGGAACTTCCAG gatgaGCTCCTCGGGCTCGCCGACGACCCCGGCGCAGACGCCGCCTTCAGGACCGCGCCGCTTGACATGGACGTCCTGTACCGCACCGGCGAGACGCTCCAG GGCGTCTCCACCTACTGCCCCCGTTTGGTATCTGTCGGTTCTCGAG GGTCTCTTGGTTCTTTAAGTTCCTCCGGTGCTCCGAGCCTGAGTAGCGCTGCCTCGGATCAGCTCAATGTCACTACATG GTCTGGAAATGTAACAAGATCGGTAGAAAAGCCTCATGGGCGGAACTTGTTTCTGCAAAGCTTAACTGAACAAGAGCCGAACCCAAGCACTAGCAATGGTGGGAACAACTCTCAGAAAAGTGTAGAAGATAAGGACTTAGTTGAATGCTTAGAGAAGGATGTCAACTTTTGGACTGATTATACGAAGGTTCAGTATCACCCTCAAAGCTTGTATGAAATGTATGGGTCATGGACAGACTTTGACAAGTTTGACAACTTTGGAACTGCAAGGGAGGTAGTTTCAGAATGGTCTCTAATGGAGGAGATGAATGAGAAGCTAAGGTTCTTTGTTGAAGAATGTGATCACATTCAG GGTATCCAGTTTATTGTGGACGATTCGGGAGGGTTTTCCAGCATAGCTGCAACTTATTTGGAAAACATTGCTGATGACTACACAAACACACCTGTATTGCTTTATTGTGTGAGGGATCCAGTTACTCATGGATCATCCAGAAATCAAAGGGATACCATTACAAGATCTTTGCATGACGCTGTTTCACTTTCAAAGCTTTCATCCTTTTGCAGTTTGATGGTTCCAATAGGACTGCCTTCTCTCAGTCAAA GTTCTCTGTCACCCTTCCTTTCTATACAAGATGCAAAACCATTCCACTCCAGTGCAATTTCTGCAGCAGCGATACATTCAGTAACTGTACCATTTAGACTACAAAACGCTGGTCCGGCTTCAAACATAGCACATTCATCTGGTAATATTGATATGCGCGAACTTGTGCACATAATATCTGATCAGGGTAGGCAGAACATGGTTACTGCTCTGGACGTAGCAATGCCTGCCCCTTATTTGAAAG ATGGAAATGATCTGTGGAACATGAAAAGCCTGCACACACTGACCCCTGAAATCAGTGACGAAGAAGAAGACCCTTACTCTGTTGAATCATTGGTGGTTCATGGAGTTCTGCGTGCAG GTGGGCATCGGGCATCAATATCACAAGTGCAGGGCTCTGTGTGCTCAGCTTACGAAGGCAGAGCCACAAAACCAAAGTTCTCCCATCTTTCAGTGTCACCCTGCCCGCTCCCCATACCCCTCCCGTTCCCGTCGATCTTCAGGAGCAACATCGGCCAGCGCGGCGAGATCCTCAGTAACCACGCGGAGGGAACCCAGCCAAAGGGTTCAGTCGACGTCGAGTCGATACCGATGGCTGCACGCCTAAGATCGAGCAACGCGGTCCTGCCCTTCATAGAGAGGCGCTCGCTGAGCCTCCAGAAGTTCGGCGTTGCAAGGGGCGCTCTGGGGACGCAGATACTCCGCGACTGGGGCTTCGGGAGGGAAGAGATGGAGGACATGGGCGAGCACCTGTCCAAGATGGTCCACGCGTTTCACCCCGAGGGCGGACTAACATCGGATTCTGACTAA